From Nicotiana tabacum cultivar K326 chromosome 22, ASM71507v2, whole genome shotgun sequence, one genomic window encodes:
- the LOC107775289 gene encoding uncharacterized protein LOC107775289 translates to MEIPLIQFAPYHSATIHYVHGGTIIHNNLNIPQQRNTLNLTGNAQSNFLKTKMEATSVLSSSSISHILLSSYTSKPHVGFIFNSLSKCTSAPRLLFSSSNQSSVYTNSNSSRFSLLRPSALTVEEAVEQSTDTFSVQPKIDKSGRFCSPRAARELALMTIYGACLEGSGPVRLFEKRMNIRREPGYEFDKEWLVKYNHMSFGGPPVKTETVEEADELLKNDENDSEIEAEVLSAPPKLVYSKLILRFSRKLLVAVEEKWDNNVLAINKVAPDNWKNEPASRILEFSILHLSMAEISVLGTRHQIVINEAVDLAKRFCDGAAPRIINGCLRTFVKDLERANARVNQSLFT, encoded by the exons ATGGAAATACCACTGATACAGTTTGCTCCATATCATAGCGCCACAATCCACTATGTACATGGCGGCACCATTATCCATAACAACTTGAACATTCCTCAACAGCGAAATACTCTCAATTTAACAGGTAACGCCCaatcaaacttcctcaaaacAAAAATGGAGGCAACCTCAGTGCTCAGCTCCTCTTCCATTTCACACATCCTCTTATCTTCCTATACCTCAAAACCCCATGTGGGGTTTATCTTCAATTCTTTATCAAAATGCACTTCTGCTCCTCGTTtgctcttttcttcttcaaaccaGAGTAGTGTTTATACTAACAGCAACAGTAGTAGATTCTCTCTGCTTCGCCCTTCAGCTCTTACTGTTGAAGAAGCTGTTGAACAATCTACTGATACTTTCTCAGTGCAGCCCAAAATCGATAAGAGTGGCAGATTTTGTAGTCCTAGAGCCGCCCGAGAACTCGCTCT GATGACAATATATGGGGCATGTTTGGAAGGGTCAGGCCCTGTTCGCCTTTTTGAGAAACGAATGAACATTAGAAGAG AACCGGGATATGAATTTGATAAAGAATGGTTAGTGAAGTACAATCACATGAGCTTTGGAGGCCCCCCTGTGAAAACTGAGACGGTTGAAGAAGCTGATGAACTTCTGAAGAACGATGAAAATGATTCTGAAATAG AAGCTGAAGTTCTCTCAGCCCCACCAAAGTTGGTGTACAGCAAACTTATTTTGCG TTTCTCACGGAAACTTTTGGTGGCAGTTGAAGAAAAGTGGGATAATAACGTGCTTGCAATAAATAAAGTGGCACCGGATAATTGGAAG AATGAGCCAGCAAGCAGGATCCTGGAGTTCTCAATTCTTCATTTATCAATGGCTGAAATATCAGTATTAGGAACACGGCACCAGATAGTCATCAATGAA GCTGTTGACCTTGCGAAACGATTCTGTGATGGGGCGGCACCCCGTATTATTAATGGTTGCCTCAGGACATTTGTAAAGGATCTTGAAAGAGCAAATGCCCGAGTTAACCAGTCACTGTTTACTTGA